In Gossypium raimondii isolate GPD5lz chromosome 12, ASM2569854v1, whole genome shotgun sequence, a single window of DNA contains:
- the LOC105763029 gene encoding embryogenesis-associated protein EMB8 isoform X1, translating into MDSGMLAANASPYDRLVQALALIPISYYLFAALFIFLAFLYTFLEIHFLHDLLTLFRGYPVTLTYNSSSHLCQSLLSNCNILRGRYSVTPWLSGPHLQTVFLSVFGRAPPVTYRRHLFLTSDGGTIALDWLTYSDVTEGRSRVIDDSAAIKRDKTPIMIVIPGLTSDSSSAYAKHLAFNMARNGWNVVVSNHRGLGGVSLTSDCFYNAGYTEDLRKLIDHIHCEYPEAPLFAVGASIGANILVKYLGEDGTNTPLVGAAAICSPWDLLICDRFINRKPVQKMYDRALTVGLKGYAQLHQSILSRLADWEGITKSRSVRDFDKHATRILGKFETVDTFYRRSSSVNHVSNVSVPLLCISALDDPLCTREAIPWDECRVNENIILATTPRGGHLAFYEGITASSLWWVRAVDEFFGVLRTSPLIKERQKKQGCSVAKPLQSSIDEGPYLDVMEDRLVTAMGNEASDASPENYLSNEHRVDSKQDEDINSDAENSGDSTAKLYPKKHTTQQAEQDVKKLIVLVQGHIDKLSRRSRQSIWLLAYIAIITTWPFVDSFLLSFLKRRFKNFIPASLLKNRSM; encoded by the exons ATGGATAGCGGAATGTTGGCGGCAAATGCCTCTCCCTACGATCGTCTCGTCCAAGCACTTGCTTTAATCCCCATCTCCTATTATCTCTTCGCTGCTCTCTTTATATTCCTCGCTTTTTTATACACTTTTCTGgagattcattttcttcacgATTTACTCACTCTTTTCAGAGGCTACCCTGTTACTTTGACCTACAATTCTTCCTCCCACCTTTGCCAATCACTCCTTTCCAACTGTAATATCCTTCGCGGCCG GTACTCCGTGACTCCATGGCTTTCCGGTCCTCATCTTCAGACAGTTTTCTTGTCTGTTTTTGGAAGGGCTCCTCCGGTTACTTATAGACG ACATTTGTTCCTTACTTCGGATGGTGGAACCATTGCTCTCGACTGGCTAACTTATTCTGATG TTACGGAGGGTCGCTCCCGCGTGATTGATGATTCAGCTGCTATTAAACGTGATAAAACTCCGATTATGATTGTGATTCCTGGTTTAACCAGCGATTCTTCTTCCGCT TATGCGAAGCATCTTGCCTTCAACATGGCAAGAAATGGCTGGAATGTTGTTGTAAGCAACCATCGTGGGCTGGGAGGTGTATCACTCACG TCTGATTGCTTTTATAACGCTGGATACACAGAGGATTTACGGAAACTCATTGACCATATTCATTGTGAATATCCTGAAGCTCCTCTTTTCGCTGTTGGAGCTAGCATTGGTGCCAATATTCTG GTAAAATATCTTGGAGAGGATGGGACTAACACTCCCCTTGTCGGGGCTGCAGCCATATGCTCTCCTTGGGACCTCTTG ATATGTGACAGATTCATCAACCGTAAACCTGTGCAGAAAATGTATGACAGAGCGCTAACAGTTGGCCTGAAAGGTTATGCACAATT GCATCAGTCTATCTTGTCTCGTCTTGCAGACTGGGAAGGCATTACAAAG TCCAGATCTGTTAGAGACTTTGACAAGCATGCTACTCGTATTCTTGGAAAGTTTGAG ACTGTGGATACATTTTATAGGCGTTCAAGCAGTGTTAATCATGTAAGTAACGTGTCAGTGCCTCTCCTCTGCATCAGTGCCTTAGATGATCCTCTGTGTACCAGAGAAGCTATTCCATGGGACGAATGTAG ggttaatgaaaatattatccTAGCTACTACGCCTCGTGGAGGACATCTAGCTTTCTATGAAGGCATAACAGCATCAAGCTTATG GTGGGTAAGAGCTGTTGATGAGTTTTTTGGTGTTCTAAGGACTAGCCCATTAATAAAAGAGAGACAGAAG AAGCAAGGCTGCAGTGTGGCAAAGCCACTGCAATCTTCAATTGATGAAGGGCCATATTTGGATGTTATGGAAGATAGACTGGTGACAGCAATGGGGAATGAAGCAAGCGATGCTTCACCAGAAAACTATTTGTCAAATGAGCATAGGGTTGACAGTAAGCAGGATGAAGATATAAATTCGGATGCAGAAAATAGTGGCGACTCCACAGCTAAATTATACCCGAAGAAGCATACCACGCAACAAGCCGAGCAAGATGTTAAGAAATTGATTGTTCTGGTTCAAGGACACATCGATAAGCTTTCACGGAGAAGTAGGCAATCAATATGGTTGCTGGCATACATCGCCATCATAACAACTTGGCCATTTGTTgactcttttcttctttcatttcttaagagaaggtttaaaaattttataccgGCTTCACTGTTAAAAAATAGGAGTATGTGA
- the LOC105763029 gene encoding embryogenesis-associated protein EMB8 isoform X2: protein MDSGMLAANASPYDRLVQALALIPISYYLFAALFIFLAFLYTFLEIHFLHDLLTLFRGYPVTLTYNSSSHLCQSLLSNCNILRGRYSVTPWLSGPHLQTVFLSVFGRAPPVTYRRHLFLTSDGGTIALDWLTYSDVTEGRSRVIDDSAAIKRDKTPIMIVIPGLTSDSSSAYAKHLAFNMARNGWNVVVSNHRGLGGVSLTSDCFYNAGYTEDLRKLIDHIHCEYPEAPLFAVGASIGANILVKYLGEDGTNTPLVGAAAICSPWDLLICDRFINRKPVQKMYDRALTVGLKGYAQLHQSILSRLADWEGITKSRSVRDFDKHATRILGKFETVDTFYRRSSSVNHVSNVSVPLLCISALDDPLCTREAIPWDECRVNENIILATTPRGGHLAFYEGITASSLWWVRAVDEFFGVLRTSPLIKERQKNFLLFYCRSKAAVWQSHCNLQLMKGHIWMLWKIDW, encoded by the exons ATGGATAGCGGAATGTTGGCGGCAAATGCCTCTCCCTACGATCGTCTCGTCCAAGCACTTGCTTTAATCCCCATCTCCTATTATCTCTTCGCTGCTCTCTTTATATTCCTCGCTTTTTTATACACTTTTCTGgagattcattttcttcacgATTTACTCACTCTTTTCAGAGGCTACCCTGTTACTTTGACCTACAATTCTTCCTCCCACCTTTGCCAATCACTCCTTTCCAACTGTAATATCCTTCGCGGCCG GTACTCCGTGACTCCATGGCTTTCCGGTCCTCATCTTCAGACAGTTTTCTTGTCTGTTTTTGGAAGGGCTCCTCCGGTTACTTATAGACG ACATTTGTTCCTTACTTCGGATGGTGGAACCATTGCTCTCGACTGGCTAACTTATTCTGATG TTACGGAGGGTCGCTCCCGCGTGATTGATGATTCAGCTGCTATTAAACGTGATAAAACTCCGATTATGATTGTGATTCCTGGTTTAACCAGCGATTCTTCTTCCGCT TATGCGAAGCATCTTGCCTTCAACATGGCAAGAAATGGCTGGAATGTTGTTGTAAGCAACCATCGTGGGCTGGGAGGTGTATCACTCACG TCTGATTGCTTTTATAACGCTGGATACACAGAGGATTTACGGAAACTCATTGACCATATTCATTGTGAATATCCTGAAGCTCCTCTTTTCGCTGTTGGAGCTAGCATTGGTGCCAATATTCTG GTAAAATATCTTGGAGAGGATGGGACTAACACTCCCCTTGTCGGGGCTGCAGCCATATGCTCTCCTTGGGACCTCTTG ATATGTGACAGATTCATCAACCGTAAACCTGTGCAGAAAATGTATGACAGAGCGCTAACAGTTGGCCTGAAAGGTTATGCACAATT GCATCAGTCTATCTTGTCTCGTCTTGCAGACTGGGAAGGCATTACAAAG TCCAGATCTGTTAGAGACTTTGACAAGCATGCTACTCGTATTCTTGGAAAGTTTGAG ACTGTGGATACATTTTATAGGCGTTCAAGCAGTGTTAATCATGTAAGTAACGTGTCAGTGCCTCTCCTCTGCATCAGTGCCTTAGATGATCCTCTGTGTACCAGAGAAGCTATTCCATGGGACGAATGTAG ggttaatgaaaatattatccTAGCTACTACGCCTCGTGGAGGACATCTAGCTTTCTATGAAGGCATAACAGCATCAAGCTTATG GTGGGTAAGAGCTGTTGATGAGTTTTTTGGTGTTCTAAGGACTAGCCCATTAATAAAAGAGAGACAGAAG aattttcttttattttattgcagAAGCAAGGCTGCAGTGTGGCAAAGCCACTGCAATCTTCAATTGATGAAGGGCCATATTTGGATGTTATGGAAGATAGACTGGTGA